In Shewanella sp. VB17, a single genomic region encodes these proteins:
- the pncB gene encoding nicotinate phosphoribosyltransferase, with protein MNSPIITSILDTDAYKLHMQQAVWHFYPHTKVKLEFYCRNEENLQPYITRIRQEIAQLALLSLTADELDYLTTLEVFKADYLIYLTQYRFNPKEVNISIKNNKLNITIEGYWHQVILWEIPLLAIISEIRNQFLYPDKGLSAAEIQLEHKIKLLTDKKLTDFKLIEFGTRRRFSKSLQEYVLHALATKLPQHLVGTSNYCLAKKYNLPPIGTQAHEWFQGHQALSNKLENSQKMALNNWLKEYPDKLGIALTDCITMDAFLHDFNLELAQAYTGLRQDSGDPFIWGEKAINHYHKLDIDPRVKMLVFSDGLDITKAIDIFTYFEGRAQTCFGIGTNLTCDLPGVEAMNIVIKLTQCNSQSVAKISDSPGKIICRDKAYLSRLKHAFEVA; from the coding sequence GTGAACAGCCCTATTATTACTAGCATTTTAGATACCGATGCCTATAAGCTCCATATGCAGCAAGCTGTATGGCATTTTTACCCACACACCAAAGTTAAACTTGAATTCTACTGTCGAAATGAAGAAAACTTACAACCTTACATCACAAGAATAAGGCAAGAGATTGCCCAGTTAGCTTTACTTTCATTGACTGCTGACGAATTAGATTACTTAACAACATTAGAGGTATTTAAGGCAGATTATCTTATATATCTAACCCAATATCGTTTTAACCCTAAAGAAGTCAATATCTCTATAAAAAACAATAAATTAAATATTACTATTGAGGGATATTGGCATCAGGTTATTTTGTGGGAAATCCCACTCTTAGCTATTATCAGTGAGATTCGTAACCAATTTTTGTACCCCGACAAAGGGTTATCAGCTGCCGAGATTCAATTAGAACATAAAATAAAATTATTAACTGATAAAAAATTAACTGATTTTAAACTCATTGAGTTTGGTACTCGTCGACGTTTTTCAAAATCCTTACAAGAATACGTATTGCATGCATTGGCAACAAAGTTGCCTCAACACCTTGTTGGCACGAGTAATTACTGTCTAGCCAAGAAATATAATTTACCTCCTATCGGGACCCAAGCCCATGAATGGTTTCAAGGTCATCAAGCCTTATCAAACAAGCTAGAAAATAGTCAGAAAATGGCGCTCAATAATTGGCTCAAAGAATACCCTGATAAATTGGGGATCGCACTAACAGATTGCATCACCATGGACGCATTTTTACATGATTTCAACCTTGAGCTAGCACAAGCTTATACGGGATTACGTCAAGATTCTGGTGATCCATTTATTTGGGGTGAAAAAGCAATAAACCATTATCACAAGTTAGATATCGATCCTCGCGTTAAAATGCTGGTATTTTCAGATGGACTCGATATCACTAAAGCCATCGATATATTTACATATTTTGAGGGAAGAGCTCAAACCTGCTTTGGTATTGGGACCAATTTAACCTGTGATTTGCCTGGAGTAGAAGCCATGAATATAGTGATTAAACTGACCCAATGTAATAGCCAATCAGTGGCAAAAATATCAGACAGTCCAGGCAAAATAATCTGTCGAGATAAAGCCTATCTATCCCGATTAAAGCATGCATTTGAGGTTGCTTAG
- a CDS encoding isocitrate lyase/phosphoenolpyruvate mutase family protein yields the protein MFKAYLTTFTELHTQAVPLLLVNVWDAASAVLVQQSGAKALATSSAAVAWSLGYPDGEALPREMLLHAVKNIIRISVLPVTVDIETGYSRNASEVVSLVAELVKLGVVGINIEDGDESPEILIAKIKAIRSSTSCSSIFINARTDVFLHEIAENDVALSMAKMRLVSYQAAGANCGFIPGISSDKMAAYLAEELGMPLNFMVEDLTASSIDGLFKLGVSRFSVGPASFLAAYSGLTDKDYRLNYSTVNQLLM from the coding sequence ATGTTTAAAGCTTACCTAACCACTTTTACCGAGTTACATACACAAGCTGTTCCCTTGTTGTTAGTGAATGTTTGGGATGCTGCCAGCGCTGTGTTGGTGCAACAGTCTGGTGCAAAGGCACTGGCAACCAGTAGTGCTGCGGTCGCTTGGTCACTAGGTTATCCTGATGGCGAAGCACTTCCTCGAGAGATGTTATTGCATGCGGTGAAAAATATTATACGTATTAGTGTGCTGCCCGTTACTGTCGATATAGAAACCGGCTATAGCCGTAATGCGTCAGAGGTGGTCTCTTTGGTGGCTGAACTTGTTAAACTGGGGGTTGTTGGGATTAATATTGAAGATGGCGATGAGTCACCTGAAATCTTGATAGCCAAGATTAAAGCCATTCGTTCATCGACCTCCTGCAGCAGTATATTTATTAATGCTCGCACTGATGTTTTTTTACACGAGATAGCAGAAAATGATGTGGCTCTTTCTATGGCTAAGATGCGCTTAGTCAGTTATCAAGCTGCTGGTGCAAATTGTGGTTTTATTCCGGGGATCAGTTCAGATAAAATGGCTGCATACTTAGCGGAAGAGCTTGGGATGCCGTTGAACTTTATGGTGGAAGATTTAACGGCATCTAGTATCGATGGCTTGTTTAAGCTTGGAGTATCTAGATTTAGTGTCGGTCCAGCAAGTTTTCTAGCGGCATACTCAGGATTGACAGATAAAGACTATCGACTTAATTATAGTACTGTTAATCAGCTGCTTATGTAA
- a CDS encoding LacI family DNA-binding transcriptional regulator — protein sequence MTTIRDVAKLAGVSTTTVSHVLNKTRFVSAESKTKVEAAVIELNYVPNTVARSLKGGSSRVLGMLVTDSNNPFYANLIQWVDQVAYRHGYNLILCNTQGDIQRAKDYMSMLSQRRVDGMIMMSSDVRQLPVSSYGTIPMVMLDSGPERAGYDRILDDSELGGYMATNHLLKSGHRSIGLLAGPLEKSNSQNRIAGYRRAMAEANVEVDEGWIQSGEFSYEGGVVAMTLLLNQQRAVTSVFASNDLMAMGAMRVAGEHGLIIPQDLSMVGYDDIPGAQYFNPPLTTMRQPLEMMAEQAIAMLLTRMQSPDREGQRTLLGPSLITRGSVAVRP from the coding sequence ATGACCACTATTCGCGATGTAGCCAAATTGGCAGGCGTCTCTACTACCACAGTATCACATGTACTCAATAAGACTCGATTTGTGTCTGCCGAGAGTAAGACTAAAGTTGAGGCGGCAGTTATTGAACTCAATTATGTGCCTAATACGGTTGCACGTAGCCTTAAAGGCGGCAGTAGCCGAGTATTGGGCATGCTAGTTACTGATTCGAATAACCCATTTTATGCTAATTTGATCCAATGGGTCGATCAGGTTGCTTATCGTCATGGTTACAATCTGATCCTATGTAACACTCAAGGCGATATTCAGCGTGCTAAAGATTACATGAGCATGCTAAGCCAGAGGCGAGTGGATGGAATGATAATGATGAGCTCTGATGTGCGGCAATTACCAGTATCCTCTTACGGCACAATACCTATGGTGATGCTAGATTCTGGACCGGAACGGGCGGGTTATGATCGTATCTTAGATGATTCTGAGCTTGGGGGGTACATGGCGACTAATCACCTACTAAAGTCAGGTCACCGGAGTATTGGCTTATTAGCTGGGCCACTTGAAAAATCGAATAGTCAAAATCGTATTGCTGGCTACCGCAGGGCAATGGCAGAAGCTAACGTGGAGGTAGATGAAGGGTGGATCCAATCAGGGGAATTTAGCTATGAAGGCGGTGTGGTTGCGATGACTTTATTGCTTAACCAACAAAGGGCGGTGACATCGGTATTTGCCTCTAATGATTTAATGGCTATGGGGGCGATGCGAGTGGCTGGAGAACATGGACTTATTATTCCACAAGATCTGTCTATGGTTGGGTATGACGATATACCCGGTGCTCAATATTTTAACCCACCACTTACCACGATGAGACAACCGCTAGAGATGATGGCCGAGCAGGCTATAGCCATGTTACTTACACGGATGCAAAGCCCTGATCGAGAAGGACAGCGCACCTTACTAGGGCCAAGCTTAATCACACGAGGATCTGTTGCTGTTAGGCCATAA
- the rbsK gene encoding ribokinase: protein MAKLSVVGSINVDHVMQVNKAPCGGQTIEAKHYQIVAGGKGANQAVAAAKLGADVAMIACVGMDAVGEQMKQGLADMGINIDGVTAISDENTGLAMIYVEDSGENRIGIWPGANGALTEAVIAEYKTTIEGSELLLLQLETPIKSLTLAAKFAKAAGVKVVLNPAPAKELPDALLRNVDIITPNETEAELLTGITIKVLSDASLAAKKLHERFGIEMVLITLGKRGVWLSHKGEGLHIEGFNVDAVDTTAAGDTFNGGFVVGLLEGKSVLDSVRFGQAAAALSVTRIGAQSSIPTRIETLNLAL, encoded by the coding sequence ATGGCCAAATTATCGGTAGTGGGCAGTATTAATGTTGATCATGTCATGCAAGTCAATAAAGCGCCATGTGGCGGACAGACTATTGAAGCTAAACATTATCAGATAGTCGCCGGTGGCAAGGGAGCGAATCAAGCTGTCGCCGCCGCAAAACTTGGTGCAGATGTGGCTATGATTGCTTGTGTGGGCATGGATGCTGTTGGTGAGCAGATGAAGCAAGGACTGGCGGATATGGGCATCAATATTGATGGCGTTACGGCTATATCCGATGAGAACACTGGGTTAGCCATGATTTACGTTGAAGATTCAGGTGAAAACCGCATCGGTATTTGGCCTGGGGCAAACGGGGCGTTAACAGAGGCCGTTATAGCTGAATATAAGACGACGATCGAAGGCTCTGAATTGCTTTTGTTACAGCTTGAAACACCGATAAAATCTTTGACATTAGCCGCTAAGTTCGCCAAAGCTGCTGGAGTTAAAGTGGTATTAAACCCAGCTCCGGCAAAAGAATTACCCGATGCTTTGTTGCGTAATGTGGATATCATTACGCCCAATGAAACCGAGGCTGAGCTGTTAACTGGTATTACTATCAAAGTATTGTCGGATGCGAGTCTTGCGGCCAAAAAATTGCACGAGAGATTTGGTATTGAGATGGTATTGATAACCTTAGGTAAACGAGGTGTGTGGTTGTCGCATAAAGGAGAGGGATTACATATTGAAGGTTTTAATGTCGACGCTGTCGATACGACCGCGGCAGGAGATACATTTAATGGTGGCTTTGTGGTTGGGTTACTAGAGGGTAAATCAGTGCTAGACTCTGTGCGTTTTGGTCAGGCTGCTGCAGCTCTTTCTGTTACTCGTATTGGTGCCCAAAGCTCTATCCCAACTCGTATAGAAACCTTAAATTTAGCACTTTAA
- the rbsB gene encoding ribose ABC transporter substrate-binding protein RbsB translates to MNKLLTCTAALVLTLGVTASAMAKDTLALVVSTLNNPFFVSMKEGAEKKSAELGYKLIVLDSQNDPSKELSNIEDLTTRQVKAILLNPTDSDASSNAARMVNQAGIPLVTLDRGVTRGKVASHIASDNVAGGKLAGDFIAEKLGKGAKVIQLEGVAGASASRDRGEGFTLSVVEHGFDLQASQPADFDRTKGLNVTENLLVSKPDVQAIFAQNDEMALGALRAVRGAGKEIVIVGFDGTDEGIAAVKRGLLNATVAQQPELMGVMGVEAAVNLLKGEVVAEFQPVPLQIIVK, encoded by the coding sequence ATGAACAAACTACTTACTTGCACTGCAGCACTCGTTTTGACCTTAGGCGTAACAGCCTCAGCGATGGCAAAAGATACTTTAGCTTTAGTGGTGTCGACTTTGAATAATCCATTTTTCGTTTCGATGAAAGAAGGAGCGGAAAAAAAATCTGCGGAATTAGGGTATAAACTCATTGTGCTAGACTCCCAAAATGATCCTTCCAAGGAATTGAGCAATATTGAAGATTTGACCACTCGTCAGGTGAAAGCCATTTTATTGAATCCGACAGATTCAGATGCATCCTCAAATGCTGCACGTATGGTTAATCAGGCCGGTATTCCTTTAGTAACATTAGATCGTGGTGTTACCCGTGGAAAAGTCGCTTCCCATATCGCATCTGATAATGTGGCTGGTGGTAAACTGGCTGGTGACTTTATAGCGGAGAAGTTAGGCAAAGGTGCCAAGGTTATTCAACTTGAGGGCGTAGCTGGTGCATCAGCATCACGTGATCGTGGGGAAGGTTTTACTCTTTCAGTGGTGGAACATGGTTTTGATTTACAAGCGTCACAACCTGCTGATTTTGACCGGACTAAGGGATTGAATGTGACAGAAAACCTGTTAGTTTCCAAGCCTGATGTACAAGCAATATTTGCTCAAAATGATGAAATGGCTCTAGGGGCTTTACGTGCAGTACGTGGGGCAGGAAAAGAGATTGTGATTGTTGGGTTTGATGGTACAGATGAAGGTATTGCAGCGGTAAAGCGTGGTCTTTTGAATGCAACAGTTGCACAACAGCCTGAATTAATGGGTGTGATGGGAGTCGAAGCGGCTGTTAACTTACTTAAAGGTGAAGTGGTTGCTGAGTTTCAACCAGTACCTCTGCAAATTATTGTTAAATAA
- the rbsC gene encoding ribose ABC transporter permease, with protein MNKTVTYNLTGIKVLEWVKQQKALIALLVLIAVVSILNDQFFTMGNLMNILRQMSVNAIIAVGMTLVILTAGIDLSVGAILALTGALGASMVAMDAPLIFALPLTLLLGGVLGALNGLLISKGKVQAFIATLVTMTAIRGLTMVYTDGRPISTGFTDVADSFAFIGTGWMAGIPVPVWLMSIIFVLIWVLLTHTRLGRYIYAIGGNESAARLSGINVDRVKIAVYGLSGMMAALAGLIVTARLSSAQPTAGTSYELDAIAAVVVGGASLAGGRGFIWGTLVGALIIGFLNNALNLLDVSSYYQMIAKAGVILLAVLADRKSNT; from the coding sequence ATGAATAAAACAGTAACCTATAATCTTACAGGCATTAAAGTGCTTGAATGGGTCAAGCAGCAAAAAGCACTGATTGCGCTCTTAGTCTTGATCGCCGTGGTATCGATATTAAATGACCAGTTTTTTACCATGGGTAATCTGATGAATATTCTACGTCAAATGTCAGTGAATGCCATTATTGCCGTGGGCATGACGTTAGTCATTCTGACTGCTGGCATAGATCTTTCCGTTGGCGCGATATTGGCGTTAACTGGTGCACTTGGTGCGTCCATGGTTGCAATGGACGCACCATTGATATTTGCTTTACCATTGACTTTGTTGCTTGGTGGGGTATTGGGTGCCTTGAATGGTTTATTAATATCAAAAGGGAAAGTACAAGCATTTATCGCCACGTTAGTTACCATGACTGCGATCCGTGGTTTGACCATGGTTTATACCGATGGACGGCCTATTTCAACAGGCTTTACCGATGTCGCCGACAGTTTTGCCTTTATTGGCACAGGGTGGATGGCGGGCATACCTGTGCCGGTTTGGTTAATGAGCATTATTTTTGTGCTGATTTGGGTATTGTTGACTCATACCCGTTTAGGCCGTTATATCTATGCCATAGGCGGTAATGAATCTGCGGCGCGCTTGTCGGGTATCAATGTTGACCGAGTCAAAATTGCAGTATACGGGTTATCTGGCATGATGGCGGCACTGGCTGGTTTGATCGTGACGGCACGATTATCTTCGGCTCAGCCGACTGCGGGCACCTCTTATGAGTTAGATGCCATTGCTGCCGTTGTCGTTGGTGGAGCTTCTTTGGCGGGGGGACGTGGTTTTATTTGGGGGACGTTAGTTGGTGCTCTTATCATTGGCTTTCTTAATAATGCGCTGAATTTGTTAGATGTATCCTCTTATTATCAAATGATCGCTAAAGCAGGGGTCATTTTGTTAGCGGTTTTGGCTGATCGAAAATCTAATACATAA
- the rbsA gene encoding ribose ABC transporter ATP-binding protein RbsA: MKALLSLTDIEKSFPGVKALNGAQLNVFPGQVMALMGENGAGKSTMMKVMTGIYQAEAGQIVLHGQPVTFTGPRQSQAAGISIIHQELNLINDLSIAENIFLGREPKKRLGLIDWSKMFEDADVLLARLNVQRSSCEKMGSLPLGEQQMIEIAKALSFDASIIVMDEPTDALTDRETTSLFKVIGELRDQGVGIVYISHRLQEIFTISDRVTVMRDGQFVAESATSDLTEESLIELMVGRKLHDLYPRIEHPLGQISMRVRHLSGKGINDVSFDLHEGEILGFNGLMGAGRTELMRILFGDVKRIGGEVQLYGKSIHPVHPSEAIKAGLAYISEDRKGDGLVLGMSVKQNMSLSSLNALSHMGVIKSGTELTQAKYFIDAFNVKTPSIDQPIGKLSGGNQQKVAIAKGLMANPKILILDEPTRGVDVGAKKEIYELINQFKQEGMSIILVSSDMPEVMGMSDRIMVMSGGCISGEFEATNVTQEQLLAAAIGKH, from the coding sequence ATGAAAGCACTCCTTAGTCTTACAGACATTGAAAAATCTTTCCCAGGAGTAAAGGCCTTAAATGGCGCGCAATTAAATGTATTTCCTGGTCAGGTTATGGCACTAATGGGCGAAAATGGTGCAGGTAAATCCACCATGATGAAAGTAATGACTGGAATTTATCAAGCCGAAGCAGGGCAGATTGTTTTACATGGTCAGCCTGTGACATTTACGGGTCCTCGTCAGTCACAAGCGGCTGGAATTAGCATCATACATCAAGAATTAAATCTGATAAATGACCTCTCTATTGCCGAAAATATTTTTCTGGGACGTGAGCCCAAAAAACGTCTTGGTTTGATAGATTGGTCGAAGATGTTTGAGGATGCCGATGTTTTATTGGCTCGATTGAATGTGCAGCGCTCTAGCTGTGAAAAGATGGGGAGTTTACCGCTTGGTGAGCAGCAAATGATAGAAATAGCTAAGGCTTTGTCATTTGACGCATCCATCATCGTAATGGATGAACCGACCGATGCGCTCACTGATCGCGAGACCACGAGTTTATTTAAAGTGATAGGTGAACTGCGTGATCAAGGAGTTGGTATTGTTTATATTTCTCATCGCTTGCAAGAAATTTTTACAATCAGTGATCGAGTGACTGTGATGCGTGATGGTCAGTTTGTTGCGGAGTCTGCCACCTCAGATCTGACAGAGGAAAGCTTGATTGAGTTAATGGTTGGCCGCAAGTTACATGATCTCTATCCTCGTATTGAGCATCCGCTCGGTCAGATATCGATGAGGGTACGCCATCTTTCTGGCAAGGGGATTAATGATGTTAGTTTCGACTTACACGAAGGTGAAATTTTAGGCTTTAACGGCCTGATGGGAGCCGGACGTACAGAGTTGATGCGTATTTTATTCGGTGATGTGAAACGCATCGGTGGTGAGGTGCAATTGTATGGGAAGTCGATACACCCAGTTCATCCTAGTGAAGCGATAAAAGCAGGACTTGCGTATATTTCCGAAGATCGCAAAGGTGATGGTTTAGTGTTAGGCATGTCTGTGAAACAAAATATGAGTCTCAGTTCATTGAATGCGCTGTCTCATATGGGAGTGATTAAGAGCGGAACAGAACTGACACAAGCAAAGTATTTTATTGATGCTTTTAATGTCAAAACGCCATCGATTGATCAACCAATAGGTAAATTGTCGGGGGGAAACCAACAGAAAGTTGCGATAGCTAAAGGCTTGATGGCTAATCCTAAAATATTGATTTTAGATGAACCCACTCGAGGTGTAGATGTCGGGGCAAAGAAGGAGATTTACGAACTGATTAATCAGTTTAAACAAGAGGGGATGAGCATTATTCTTGTATCTTCAGATATGCCTGAAGTGATGGGCATGAGTGACAGAATAATGGTCATGAGCGGAGGTTGTATCAGCGGAGAATTTGAGGCGACTAACGTCACTCAGGAGCAGCTCTTGGCTGCGGCTATTGGCAAGCATTGA
- the rbsD gene encoding D-ribose pyranase — translation MRKGILLNSDLARVIGLSGHTDELTVADAGLPVPVSCERIDLALTHGTPAFIDTLKVVATELQIESVIIAEEMLVHNIGIHKQLLVLLTQIGKEQSQTIKIHLVSHDNFKAKTSNSRAVIRTGECTPYANIILQAGVVFK, via the coding sequence ATGAGGAAAGGTATACTATTAAACAGCGATTTGGCTCGAGTTATTGGTTTGTCTGGGCATACTGATGAGCTTACTGTCGCTGATGCCGGCCTACCTGTGCCAGTGTCTTGCGAGCGTATTGATTTAGCCTTAACTCACGGTACTCCCGCTTTTATTGATACTCTTAAAGTGGTAGCCACAGAATTGCAAATAGAGTCCGTTATCATTGCCGAGGAAATGTTGGTTCATAATATAGGCATCCATAAGCAATTATTAGTGTTATTGACCCAGATTGGCAAAGAGCAATCACAAACAATTAAAATTCACCTTGTTAGTCATGATAATTTTAAAGCTAAGACTAGCAACAGTCGTGCAGTGATACGCACTGGCGAATGCACGCCTTACGCCAATATTATTTTGCAAGCCGGTGTGGTCTTTAAATGA
- a CDS encoding S8/S53 family peptidase, giving the protein MSVLPLSATEYVSAEPVTNQEALQTLKRITFWTWDEDVSMLLQNYENINLNDVNANYVINELNMHRWGQKITDFLDLATLLLSFQSAEYQQNEQLAFDQAKLIINNLRKDINQLILTVHPGFNLNHHVLSETYQGLNIKIAVFDLFDPILLEQQIEHYPNASIEAVQNFGDPVQLNHGNTVIDVILAIAPKATIIPVSAESSTYHQAMAYLENRPDIHIINMSRAFSSLDNALDPIFSQQLSHLLSQKIVTKSLGNTGTDVDSNVTPLRESLGLASTGNLFSYDLALIKEFLPTINSNPNIDHLLLAINLDTFADQIALSASIPGNNTLAIATSLSTPADAVYAWSTANFESGSSFAAPQLAAISALLWQAYLEHHPQEPQNALNKVTQALKANTRPSNLGAFNTGLGLVDADKALQHILYPSFIKQI; this is encoded by the coding sequence ATGTCTGTATTACCTTTATCAGCAACAGAATACGTATCGGCAGAACCTGTGACTAATCAAGAAGCATTACAAACATTAAAACGAATCACATTTTGGACATGGGACGAAGACGTTTCTATGTTATTACAGAATTATGAAAATATTAACTTAAATGATGTTAATGCCAATTATGTTATCAATGAATTAAACATGCATCGTTGGGGACAAAAAATAACTGATTTTTTGGACTTAGCCACTTTATTATTATCATTTCAATCAGCAGAGTATCAACAAAATGAACAATTAGCGTTTGATCAAGCTAAATTAATAATAAACAATCTAAGAAAAGATATTAATCAACTAATACTAACCGTACATCCAGGTTTTAATTTAAATCATCATGTTCTCTCTGAGACATATCAAGGGTTAAATATAAAAATAGCTGTATTTGATTTATTTGACCCAATACTACTTGAACAACAAATTGAACATTATCCAAATGCATCTATAGAAGCGGTGCAAAATTTCGGCGATCCTGTACAACTCAATCACGGCAATACTGTTATTGATGTTATTTTGGCTATCGCACCTAAAGCAACCATTATTCCAGTGAGTGCTGAATCGAGCACTTATCATCAAGCAATGGCATATCTTGAAAATCGACCTGATATTCACATCATCAACATGAGTCGAGCATTTTCCAGCTTAGATAATGCATTAGACCCCATATTTTCACAGCAATTAAGTCATTTACTTAGTCAGAAAATAGTGACTAAGTCGCTAGGCAATACTGGAACAGACGTAGACTCAAATGTGACACCTTTACGAGAAAGCCTTGGATTAGCCTCTACGGGGAATTTATTTTCCTATGACTTAGCGTTAATTAAAGAATTTTTACCTACAATAAATTCAAATCCCAATATTGACCATTTATTGTTAGCCATTAATCTAGATACTTTTGCTGATCAAATTGCATTAAGCGCGAGCATTCCTGGCAATAATACCTTAGCTATAGCCACAAGCTTGAGCACTCCAGCAGATGCTGTATACGCTTGGTCAACAGCGAACTTTGAATCAGGAAGTTCCTTTGCTGCACCACAACTCGCCGCCATAAGCGCCCTATTATGGCAAGCTTATCTAGAACATCATCCTCAGGAGCCACAAAATGCACTTAACAAAGTCACTCAGGCACTCAAAGCAAATACACGCCCTTCTAACTTAGGGGCATTCAATACAGGACTAGGGTTAGTCGATGCTGATAAAGCATTACAGCATATTTTGTATCCATCATTTATCAAGCAAATCTAA
- the hemE gene encoding uroporphyrinogen decarboxylase, giving the protein MAELQNDRYLRALLKQPVDRTPVWMMRQAGRYLPEYKAIRAEAGDFMSLCKNKDLACEVTLQPLRRYDLDAAILFSDILTIPDAMGLGLYFETGEGPRFSRPTDTIDAIKKLSIPDPEDELGYVMRAVSTIRRELKGEVPLIGFSGSPWTLATYMVEGGSSKTFEKIKKMAYEEPMALHMLLDKLADSVILYLNAQVANGAQSLMIFDSWGGALSHHAYREFSLRYMQKIVDGLTRHADGRQVPVTLFTKGGGLWLESMAETGCDALGLDWTVDIGDARRRVGHKVALQGNMDPSVLYASPARIHQEVDQILSSYGEGSGHVFNLGHGIHQHVDPEHAGAFINSVHELSGQYHK; this is encoded by the coding sequence CCCAGAATATAAAGCCATACGTGCCGAAGCGGGTGACTTTATGTCTTTGTGTAAGAACAAAGATTTAGCTTGTGAAGTGACGCTTCAGCCTCTTCGCAGATATGATCTTGACGCGGCTATTCTTTTTTCTGATATTTTGACGATACCAGATGCTATGGGTCTAGGCTTATATTTTGAAACGGGTGAAGGTCCACGTTTTTCGCGGCCAACAGATACAATTGATGCGATTAAAAAGCTTTCAATTCCAGATCCCGAAGATGAACTCGGTTATGTTATGCGTGCCGTTAGTACTATCCGTCGAGAGCTTAAAGGTGAAGTGCCATTGATTGGTTTCTCTGGTTCTCCTTGGACACTGGCAACTTACATGGTTGAAGGCGGCTCGAGTAAGACATTTGAGAAGATTAAGAAGATGGCATACGAAGAGCCTATGGCTTTACATATGCTGCTTGATAAACTAGCAGATTCTGTGATTTTGTACTTAAATGCGCAAGTGGCTAACGGTGCGCAATCTCTGATGATTTTTGATTCATGGGGGGGCGCGCTTTCTCATCATGCTTATCGTGAATTCTCACTGCGCTATATGCAGAAGATTGTCGATGGTTTAACCCGTCATGCCGATGGACGTCAAGTACCGGTGACCTTATTTACTAAAGGTGGTGGTCTCTGGTTAGAATCGATGGCTGAAACAGGTTGTGATGCTCTAGGCTTAGATTGGACGGTTGATATTGGCGATGCACGTCGCCGTGTGGGTCATAAAGTCGCGTTGCAAGGTAACATGGATCCTTCTGTACTTTATGCCTCTCCAGCACGTATCCATCAAGAGGTTGATCAAATACTATCTAGTTATGGTGAAGGCTCGGGGCATGTATTTAACTTAGGTCATGGTATACATCAACATGTTGATCCTGAGCATGCGGGTGCATTTATCAATTCAGTACATGAGCTATCAGGTCAATACCATAAGTAA